In one Nicotiana sylvestris chromosome 8, ASM39365v2, whole genome shotgun sequence genomic region, the following are encoded:
- the LOC138876332 gene encoding protein neprosin-like — protein sequence MSIGRDLVNGNWWLFLEENHIQIVCWPQGIFTDLTSFATNVEWGGVVYSPPGVPEPPMGSSFFPIEETSYDSYCRELTVLDDKGETIDVDETTLVDNPNLYKVIDLPHAIPGKFQHFVLYGGPGENA from the exons ATGTCCATCGGTCGG GATCTGGTCAATGGAAACTGGTGGCTTTTCCTTGAAGAAAATCATATTCAAATTGTTTGTTGGCCTCAAGGGATTTTCACTGACTTGACTAGCTTTGCTACAAATGTCGAATGGGGAGGAGTGGTATATAGTCCACCAGGTGTACCAGAACCTCCAATGGGCTCTAGCTTTTTTCCTATTGAAGAGACTAGTTATGATTCTTATTGTAGAGAACTTACAGTCTTAGATGATAAAGGTGAAACTATTGATGTAGATGAAACTACACTTGTCgataatccaaacttatacaaggTTATTGACTTACCCCATGCGATACCGGGGAAGTTTCAGCATTTTGTACTCTATGGGGGACCTGGTGAGAATGCATAA